A stretch of the Panicum virgatum strain AP13 chromosome 9N, P.virgatum_v5, whole genome shotgun sequence genome encodes the following:
- the LOC120690856 gene encoding phytochrome a isoform X1: MSSSRPTQCSSSSSRTRQNSRARILAQTTLDAELNAEYEESGDSFDYSKLVEAQRSAPPEQQGRSEKVIAYLQHIQRGKLIQPFGCLLALDEKSFRVIAFSENAPEMLTTVSHAVPNVDDPPKLGIGTNVRSLFTDPGATALQKALGFADVSLLNPILVQCKTSGKPFYAIVHRATGCLVVDFEPVKPTEFTATAAGALQSYKLAAKAISKIQSLPGGSMEALCNTVVKEIFDLTGYDRVMAYKFHEDEHGEVFAEITKPGIEPYLGLHYPATDIPQAARFLFMKNKVRMICDCRARSVKIIEDEALSIDISLCGSTLRAPHSCHLQYMENMNSIASLVMAVVVNENEEDDEPNPEQQSQQQKKKRLWGLLVCHHESPRYVPFPLRYACEFLAQVFAVHVNKEFELEKQIQEKSILRMQTMLSDMLFREASPLSIISGSPNIMDLVRCDGAALLYGGKVWRLQTAPTESQIRDIAFWLSEVHRDSTGLSTDSLQDAGYPGAASLGDMICGMAVAKITSKDILFWFRSHTAAEIKWGGAKHDPSDKDDNRRMHPRLSFKAFLEVVKMKSLPWNDYEMDAIHSLQLILRGTLNEATKPAQTSGLDNQIGDLKLDELAELQAVTSEMVRLMETATVPILAVDGNGLVNGWNQKVAALTGLRVDEAIGRHILTLVEDSSVSTVQRMLYLALQAGREEKEIRFELKTHGSKRDDGPVILVVNACASRDLHDHVVGVCFVAQDMTVHKLVMDKFTRVEGDYKAIVQNPNPLIPPIFGADQFGWCSEWNAAMTKLTGWHRDEVIDKMLLGEVFDSSNASCLLKNKDAFVRLCIIINSALAGDEAEKAPFGFFDRNGKHIECLLSVNRKVNADGVVTGVFCFIHVPSDELQHALHVQQASEQTAVRRLKAFSYMRHAINKPLSGMLYSRQALKSTGLNEEQMGQVHVADSCHRQLDKILSDLDQDNITDKSSCLDLDMAEFVLQDVVVAAVSQVLIGCQGKGIRVSCNLPERFMKQKVYGDGIRLQQILSDFLFVSVKFSPVGGSVDISSKLTKNSIGENLHLIDLELRIKHQGTGVPAEILSQMYEEDNKEQSEEGLSLLVSRNLLRLMNGDIRHMREAGMSTFILTAELASAPAASGH; encoded by the exons ATGTCTTCCTCAAGGCCTACTCAGTGTTCCAGTTCATCCAGCAGAACTCGCCAGAACTCACGAGCAAGGATATTAGCACAAACAACCCTTGATGCTGAACTCAATGCAGAGTATGAAGAATCTGGTGATTCCTTCGATTACTCCAAGTTGGTTGAAGCGCAGCGGAGTGCTCCACCTGAGCAGCAAGGGCGTTCAGAGAAGGTCATAGCCTACTTGCAGCACATTCAGAGAGGAAAGCTAATCCAACCATTTGGTTGCTTGTTGGCCCTTGATGAGAAGAGCTTCAGGGTTATTGCATTCAGTGAGAATGCTCCGGAAATGCTTACAACAGTCAGCCATGCTGTGCCTAATGTTGATGATCCCCCAAAGCTAGGAATCGGTACCAATGTACGCTCTCTTTTCACTGACCCAGGTGCCACAGCACTACAGAAGGCACTAGGCTTTGCTGACGTTTCATTGCTGAATCCTATCCTAGTTCAATGCAAGACCTCAGGCAAGCCATTCTATGCCATTGTTCATAGGGCAACTGGTTGTCTGGTAGTAGATTTTGAGCCTGTAAAACCTACAGAATTTACTGCCACTGCTGCTGGGGCTTTGCAGTCTTATAAGCTTGCTGCTAAAGCAATCTCCAAAATCCAGTCACTACCAGGTGGGAGCATGGAGGCCTTATGCAATACTGTGGTTAAGGAAATCTTCGACCTTACAGGTTATGACAGGGTGATGGCTTacaagttccatgaagatgAGCATGGGGAGGTCTTTGCGGAGATCACAAAACCTGGtattgagccttatcttggccTTCACTATCCGGCCACTGATATTCCTCAAGCTGCAAGGTTCCTTTTCATGAAGAACAAAGTACGGATGATTTGTGATTGTCGTGCAAGATCTGTGAAAATTATTGAAGATGAAGCACTCTCCATTGATATTAGCTTGTGTGGTTCAACTCTTAGAGCACCACACAGTTGTCACCTTCAGTATATGGAGAACATGAACTCAATTGCATCCCTTGTCATGGCTGTTGTGGTCAATGAAAATGAAGAGGATGATGAACCCAATCCTGAACAACAATCacagcagcagaagaagaagaggctGTGGGGTCTCCTTGTTTGTCATCATGAGAGCCCCAGATATGTCCCGTTTCCACTGAGGTATGCCTGTGAATTCTTAGCACAAGTGTTTGCTGTCCATGTAAACAAGGAGTTCGAATTGGAGAAGCAGATACAAGAGAAAAGCATTCTACGAATGCAAACAATGCTCTCTGACATGCTATTCAGGGAAGCATCTCCCTTGAGTATCATATCTGGGAGTCCAAATATTATGGACCTAGTTAGATGTGATGGTGCTGCTCTTTTGTATGGGGGCAAAGTATGGCGTCTTCAAACAGCTCCAACTGAGTCTCAGATACGTGATATTGCCTTCTGGCTTTCAGAAGTTCATAGGGATTCCACTGGCTTGAGTACTGACAGCCTCCAGGATGCTGGATATCCAGGAGCTGCCTCCCTTGGTGACATGATTTGTGGAATGGCAGTGGCTAAGATCACTTCCAAGGATATTCTTTTCTGGTTCAGGTCACATACAGCTGCTGAAATCAAATGGGGAGGTGCAAAGCATGATCCATCTGACAAGGACGACAACAGAAGGATGCACCCAAGGTTGTCCTTCAAGGCATTCCTAGAGGTTGTCAAGATGAAGAGTTTGCCATGGAATGACTACGAGATGGATGCTATTCACTCATTGCAACTTATACTTAGAGGTACACTGAATGAGGCCACGAAGCCGGCCCAGACATCTGGTTTAGATAACCAGATTGGTGATCTCAAACTTGACGAGCTTGCTGAATTGCAGGCAGTGACAAGTGAAATGGTTCGCCTGATGGAAACTGCAACTGTTCCGATCTTAGCAGTAGATGGCAATGGATTGGTCAATGGGTGGAATCAAAAGGTAGCGGCATTGACAGGATTGAGAGTTGATGAGGCTATAGGAAGACACATACTTACACTTGTGGAAGATTCTTCTGTATCAACTGTTCAGAGGATGCTATACTTGGCTCTGCAGG CAGGCAGAGAAGAGAAGGAAATTCGATTTGAGTTGAAGACACATGGCTCCAAGAGGGATGATGGCCCTGTTATCTTGGTTGTAAATGCCTGTGCCAGTCGTGACCTTCATGACCATGTTGTTGGGGTGTGCTTTGTAGCCCAGGATATGACTGTTCATAAGTTGGTCATGGACAAATTTACTCGTGTGGAAGGGGACTACAAGGCAATCGttcaaaacccaaacccactcATTCCTCCCATATTTGGTGCTGACCAATTTGGGTGGTGCTCTGAGTGGAATGCAGCCATGACCAAGCTTACCGGGTGGCACAGAGATGAGGTGATTGATAAGATGCTCCTTGGTGAGGTTTTTGATAGCAGTAATGCTTCCTGCCTTTTGAAGAACAAAGATGCATTTGTGCGTCTTTGCATTATCATCAACAGTGCATTAGCCGGTGATGAGGCAGAAAAGGCTCCATTTGGCTTCTTCGATCGAAATGGGAAGCACATTGAGTGTCTTCTTTCAGTGAACAGAAAAGTAAATGCAGATGGTGTTGTCACTGGAGTGTTCTGTTTCATTCATGTTCCTAGTGATGAGCTGCAGCATGCACTGCATGTGCAGCAAGCGTCGGAGCAAACAGCAGTGAGAAGGCTGAAGGCTTTCTCGTACATGCGACATGCCATCAACAAACCTCTGTCAGGTATGCTTTACTCTAGGCAAGCGCTCAAGAGCACAGGTCTGAATGAAGAGCAGATGGGGCAGGTCCATGTTGCAGATAGTTGTCATCGCCAGCTAGACAAGATACTTTCCGACTTAGATCAAGATAACATTACTGACAA GTCAAGTTGTTTGGATTTGGATATGGCTGAATTTGTGTTGCAAGATGTGGTGGTGGCTGCAGTCAGTCAAGTACTGATAGGTTGCCAGGGTAAAGGGATCAGAGTTTCTTGCAACCTGCCAGAGAGATTCATGAAGCAAAAAGTGTACGGGGATGGTATTCGACTCCAGCAGATCCTCTCTGACTTCCTATTTGTTTCGGTGAAGTTCTCTCCTGTTGGAGGTTCTGTTGATATCTCTTCCAAACTGACTAAGAACAGCATTGGGGAAAACCTCCATCTCATAGACCTGGAGCTTAG GATCAAGCACCAGGGAACAGGTGTTCCAGCAGAAATACTATCACAAATGTATGAGGAGGACAATAAGGAACAGTCAGAAGAGGGCTTGAGCCTTCTAGTTTCTAGAAACCTTCTGAGGCTCATGAATGGTGACATTCGTCACATGAGGGAAGCTGGCATGTCAACCTTCATCCTTACCGCGGAACTTGCCTCTGCTCCTGCCGCCAGTGGACATTGA
- the LOC120688582 gene encoding probable protein kinase At2g41970, with amino-acid sequence MWCCSGAEEEPLAAPPAGYPAATPPRAPAQPRGPNMPRAGGGASAAAKVLPIDVPAFPLAELNRLTGNFGDRALVGEGSYGRVYRAKLGSGELVAVKMFDNGSSSGQSEAEFCEQLSVVSRLKCEHFTQLLGYCLELNNRIVLYQFATMGSLYDILHGKKGVQGAEPGPVLTWSQRARIAYGAARGLEHLHEKARPPIVHRDVRSSNVLVFDGHDAKIGDFNLTNQSPDSAARLHSTKVLGTFGYHAPEYAMTGQLTQKSDVYSFGVVLLELLTGRKPVDHTMPKGQQSLVTWATPRLSEDKVKQCVDPKLKDDYPPKAVAKLAAVAALCVQYEADFRPNMTIVVKALQPLVNARPAGTGDHQ; translated from the exons CCCAGCCGAGAGGGCCGAACATgcctcgggccggcggcggcgcgtccgcggcggccaAGGTGCTGCCCATCGACGTCCCGGCGTTCCCGCTGGCGGAGCTGAACCGCCTCACGGGCAACTTCGGGGACAGGGCGCTGGTCGGGGAAGGCTCCTACGGCCGCGTCTACCGCGCCAAGCTCGGCTCCGGGGAGCTGGTCGCCGTCAAGATGTTCGACAACGGCAGCTCCTCCGGCCAGTCGGAGGCCGAGTTCTGCGAGCAGCTGTCCGTGGtgtcccggctcaagtgcgagCACTTCACCCAGCTGCTGGGCTACTGCCTGGAGCTCAACAACCGGATCGTGCTCTACCAGTTCGCCACCATGGGCTCCCTCTACGACATACTCCACG GGAAGAAGGGGGTGCAGGGCGCGGAGCCCGGGCCGGTGCTGACGTGGAGCCAGCGCGCCCGGATCGCgtacggcgcggcgcggggcctgGAGCACCTCCACGAGAAGGCGCGGCCGCCCATCGTGCACCGCGACGTGCGCTCCAGCAACGTGCTGGTCTTCGACGGCCACGACGCCAAGATCGGCGACTTCAACCTCACCAACCAGTCCCCGGACTCCGCCGCGCGCCTGCACTCCACCAAGGTGCTCGGCACGTTCGGCTACCACGCGCCCGAGTACGCCATGACGGGCCAGCTCACGCAGAAGAGCGACGTCTACAGCTTCGGCGTCGTGCTGCTGGAGCTCCTCACCGGGAGGAAGCCCGTCGACCACACCATGCCCAAGGGGCAGCAGAGCCTCGTCACCTGG GCCACTCCAAGGCTGAGCGAGGACAAGGTGAAGCAGTGCGTGGACCCCAAGCTGAAGGACGACTACCCGCCCAAAGCCGTGGCCAAG CTcgcggcggtggcagcgctGTGCGTCCAGTACGAGGCCGACTTCCGGCCCAACATGACCATCGTCGTCAAGGCCCTGCAGCCCCTCGTGAACGCCCGGCCTGCAGGTACAGGAGATCACCAGTAG
- the LOC120690856 gene encoding phytochrome a isoform X2, with product MSSSRPTQCSSSSSRTRQNSRARILAQTTLDAELNAEYEESGDSFDYSKLVEAQRSAPPEQQGRSEKVIAYLQHIQRGKLIQPFGCLLALDEKSFRVIAFSENAPEMLTTVSHAVPNVDDPPKLGIGTNVRSLFTDPGATALQKALGFADVSLLNPILVQCKTSGKPFYAIVHRATGCLVVDFEPVKPTEFTATAAGALQSYKLAAKAISKIQSLPGGSMEALCNTVVKEIFDLTGYDRVMAYKFHEDEHGEVFAEITKPGIEPYLGLHYPATDIPQAARFLFMKNKVRMICDCRARSVKIIEDEALSIDISLCGSTLRAPHSCHLQYMENMNSIASLVMAVVVNENEEDDEPNPEQQSQQQKKKRLWGLLVCHHESPRYVPFPLRYACEFLAQVFAVHVNKEFELEKQIQEKSILRMQTMLSDMLFREASPLSIISGSPNIMDLVRCDGAALLYGGKVWRLQTAPTESQIRDIAFWLSEVHRDSTGLSTDSLQDAGYPGAASLGDMICGMAVAKITSKDILFWFRSHTAAEIKWGGAKHDPSDKDDNRRMHPRLSFKAFLEVVKMKSLPWNDYEMDAIHSLQLILRGTLNEATKPAQTSGLDNQIGDLKLDELAELQAVTSEMVRLMETATVPILAVDGNGLVNGWNQKVAALTGLRVDEAIGRHILTLVEDSSVSTVQRMLYLALQGREEKEIRFELKTHGSKRDDGPVILVVNACASRDLHDHVVGVCFVAQDMTVHKLVMDKFTRVEGDYKAIVQNPNPLIPPIFGADQFGWCSEWNAAMTKLTGWHRDEVIDKMLLGEVFDSSNASCLLKNKDAFVRLCIIINSALAGDEAEKAPFGFFDRNGKHIECLLSVNRKVNADGVVTGVFCFIHVPSDELQHALHVQQASEQTAVRRLKAFSYMRHAINKPLSGMLYSRQALKSTGLNEEQMGQVHVADSCHRQLDKILSDLDQDNITDKSSCLDLDMAEFVLQDVVVAAVSQVLIGCQGKGIRVSCNLPERFMKQKVYGDGIRLQQILSDFLFVSVKFSPVGGSVDISSKLTKNSIGENLHLIDLELRIKHQGTGVPAEILSQMYEEDNKEQSEEGLSLLVSRNLLRLMNGDIRHMREAGMSTFILTAELASAPAASGH from the exons ATGTCTTCCTCAAGGCCTACTCAGTGTTCCAGTTCATCCAGCAGAACTCGCCAGAACTCACGAGCAAGGATATTAGCACAAACAACCCTTGATGCTGAACTCAATGCAGAGTATGAAGAATCTGGTGATTCCTTCGATTACTCCAAGTTGGTTGAAGCGCAGCGGAGTGCTCCACCTGAGCAGCAAGGGCGTTCAGAGAAGGTCATAGCCTACTTGCAGCACATTCAGAGAGGAAAGCTAATCCAACCATTTGGTTGCTTGTTGGCCCTTGATGAGAAGAGCTTCAGGGTTATTGCATTCAGTGAGAATGCTCCGGAAATGCTTACAACAGTCAGCCATGCTGTGCCTAATGTTGATGATCCCCCAAAGCTAGGAATCGGTACCAATGTACGCTCTCTTTTCACTGACCCAGGTGCCACAGCACTACAGAAGGCACTAGGCTTTGCTGACGTTTCATTGCTGAATCCTATCCTAGTTCAATGCAAGACCTCAGGCAAGCCATTCTATGCCATTGTTCATAGGGCAACTGGTTGTCTGGTAGTAGATTTTGAGCCTGTAAAACCTACAGAATTTACTGCCACTGCTGCTGGGGCTTTGCAGTCTTATAAGCTTGCTGCTAAAGCAATCTCCAAAATCCAGTCACTACCAGGTGGGAGCATGGAGGCCTTATGCAATACTGTGGTTAAGGAAATCTTCGACCTTACAGGTTATGACAGGGTGATGGCTTacaagttccatgaagatgAGCATGGGGAGGTCTTTGCGGAGATCACAAAACCTGGtattgagccttatcttggccTTCACTATCCGGCCACTGATATTCCTCAAGCTGCAAGGTTCCTTTTCATGAAGAACAAAGTACGGATGATTTGTGATTGTCGTGCAAGATCTGTGAAAATTATTGAAGATGAAGCACTCTCCATTGATATTAGCTTGTGTGGTTCAACTCTTAGAGCACCACACAGTTGTCACCTTCAGTATATGGAGAACATGAACTCAATTGCATCCCTTGTCATGGCTGTTGTGGTCAATGAAAATGAAGAGGATGATGAACCCAATCCTGAACAACAATCacagcagcagaagaagaagaggctGTGGGGTCTCCTTGTTTGTCATCATGAGAGCCCCAGATATGTCCCGTTTCCACTGAGGTATGCCTGTGAATTCTTAGCACAAGTGTTTGCTGTCCATGTAAACAAGGAGTTCGAATTGGAGAAGCAGATACAAGAGAAAAGCATTCTACGAATGCAAACAATGCTCTCTGACATGCTATTCAGGGAAGCATCTCCCTTGAGTATCATATCTGGGAGTCCAAATATTATGGACCTAGTTAGATGTGATGGTGCTGCTCTTTTGTATGGGGGCAAAGTATGGCGTCTTCAAACAGCTCCAACTGAGTCTCAGATACGTGATATTGCCTTCTGGCTTTCAGAAGTTCATAGGGATTCCACTGGCTTGAGTACTGACAGCCTCCAGGATGCTGGATATCCAGGAGCTGCCTCCCTTGGTGACATGATTTGTGGAATGGCAGTGGCTAAGATCACTTCCAAGGATATTCTTTTCTGGTTCAGGTCACATACAGCTGCTGAAATCAAATGGGGAGGTGCAAAGCATGATCCATCTGACAAGGACGACAACAGAAGGATGCACCCAAGGTTGTCCTTCAAGGCATTCCTAGAGGTTGTCAAGATGAAGAGTTTGCCATGGAATGACTACGAGATGGATGCTATTCACTCATTGCAACTTATACTTAGAGGTACACTGAATGAGGCCACGAAGCCGGCCCAGACATCTGGTTTAGATAACCAGATTGGTGATCTCAAACTTGACGAGCTTGCTGAATTGCAGGCAGTGACAAGTGAAATGGTTCGCCTGATGGAAACTGCAACTGTTCCGATCTTAGCAGTAGATGGCAATGGATTGGTCAATGGGTGGAATCAAAAGGTAGCGGCATTGACAGGATTGAGAGTTGATGAGGCTATAGGAAGACACATACTTACACTTGTGGAAGATTCTTCTGTATCAACTGTTCAGAGGATGCTATACTTGGCTCTGCAGG GCAGAGAAGAGAAGGAAATTCGATTTGAGTTGAAGACACATGGCTCCAAGAGGGATGATGGCCCTGTTATCTTGGTTGTAAATGCCTGTGCCAGTCGTGACCTTCATGACCATGTTGTTGGGGTGTGCTTTGTAGCCCAGGATATGACTGTTCATAAGTTGGTCATGGACAAATTTACTCGTGTGGAAGGGGACTACAAGGCAATCGttcaaaacccaaacccactcATTCCTCCCATATTTGGTGCTGACCAATTTGGGTGGTGCTCTGAGTGGAATGCAGCCATGACCAAGCTTACCGGGTGGCACAGAGATGAGGTGATTGATAAGATGCTCCTTGGTGAGGTTTTTGATAGCAGTAATGCTTCCTGCCTTTTGAAGAACAAAGATGCATTTGTGCGTCTTTGCATTATCATCAACAGTGCATTAGCCGGTGATGAGGCAGAAAAGGCTCCATTTGGCTTCTTCGATCGAAATGGGAAGCACATTGAGTGTCTTCTTTCAGTGAACAGAAAAGTAAATGCAGATGGTGTTGTCACTGGAGTGTTCTGTTTCATTCATGTTCCTAGTGATGAGCTGCAGCATGCACTGCATGTGCAGCAAGCGTCGGAGCAAACAGCAGTGAGAAGGCTGAAGGCTTTCTCGTACATGCGACATGCCATCAACAAACCTCTGTCAGGTATGCTTTACTCTAGGCAAGCGCTCAAGAGCACAGGTCTGAATGAAGAGCAGATGGGGCAGGTCCATGTTGCAGATAGTTGTCATCGCCAGCTAGACAAGATACTTTCCGACTTAGATCAAGATAACATTACTGACAA GTCAAGTTGTTTGGATTTGGATATGGCTGAATTTGTGTTGCAAGATGTGGTGGTGGCTGCAGTCAGTCAAGTACTGATAGGTTGCCAGGGTAAAGGGATCAGAGTTTCTTGCAACCTGCCAGAGAGATTCATGAAGCAAAAAGTGTACGGGGATGGTATTCGACTCCAGCAGATCCTCTCTGACTTCCTATTTGTTTCGGTGAAGTTCTCTCCTGTTGGAGGTTCTGTTGATATCTCTTCCAAACTGACTAAGAACAGCATTGGGGAAAACCTCCATCTCATAGACCTGGAGCTTAG GATCAAGCACCAGGGAACAGGTGTTCCAGCAGAAATACTATCACAAATGTATGAGGAGGACAATAAGGAACAGTCAGAAGAGGGCTTGAGCCTTCTAGTTTCTAGAAACCTTCTGAGGCTCATGAATGGTGACATTCGTCACATGAGGGAAGCTGGCATGTCAACCTTCATCCTTACCGCGGAACTTGCCTCTGCTCCTGCCGCCAGTGGACATTGA